The DNA sequence GATTCTTCAATCAATGACGAGATTGAGCGCCTCCGCATTTCTGCCAGCAGTTCGCTGATCGCCCGGCGCGACGTCATTGTGGTGGCGAGTGTGTCCTGCATATACGGCTTGGGGTCTCCGGAAGACTTTGAGGAAATGATGATTCCGCTTCAGGTGGGGGAGACCATTCGCCGGGATGATTTTCTCGTGAAACTGGTCGAAATCCTCTACGACCGCAACGACATCGACTTCAAGCGCGGCACCTTCCGGGTGCGTGGCGAGGTGGTCGATGTGTTTCCCGCCTACATGGAGACCGCGATTCGCATCGAGTTTTGGGGGGATGAAATCGAGACCATCCGCGATCTCGATCCACTGACGGGGCAATTGGGAAAATCCCACTCCTACTTCCACCTCTACCCTGCCAATCAGTTTATCACCCCCAAATACAAGATTGACCAGGCGATTTCGCGCATCCGCGAGGAGATGGAGGAACAGGTGGCGCTGTTTGAAAAGGAGAAGCTGTTCATCGAAGCCCAGCGCATCCGCATGCGCACCGAATATGATATTGAAATGCTGCAGGAAATCGGATTCTGCAACGGCATCGAAAATTACTCACGCCACCTGAGTGGCAGGCAGGCAGGTCAGCGCCCTTGGTGCCTGATCGATTTTTTCCCCGAGGATTTTCTTCTGTTTGTGGATGAGAGTCATGTGACCATGCCACAATTTGGTGCGATGTATGTGGGGGACCGGTCGCGCAAGGAAAAACTGGTTCGCTATGGGTTTCGTCTGCCCAGTGCACTGGACAATCGGCCGCTCATGCCTGAGGAGTTTCAGGAAGTGACCGGACAGACGCTTTTCATTTCTGCAACTCCTTCCGCCAAGGATATCGAGCTTTCGTCAGTGGTGGCTGAGCAGATCATCCGTCCAACAGGTCTGCTTGACCCGATCATGGAGCTTCGACCTACGGATGGGCAGGTAGAGGATCTGATCGGAGAAATCCATCGCGCCACAGAAGCTGGCGAGCGAGTGCTCGTAACAACCTTGACCAAGCGCATGTCCGAGGACCTCACGACGTTTCTGCGAGAGGCAAAAATTCGGGTGGAATACCTGCACAGCGACATTGATGCCATCGAGCGTGTCGAAATTCTCCGGCACCTTCGGGCTGGCAAATTTGACGTGCTCATCGGTGTGAATCTGCTCAGAGAGGGGCTGGATCTTCCCGAGGTGGCACTGGTGGCGATCCTTGATGCGGACAAAGAGGGCTTTTTGCGCAATACCACGAGTCTTATTCAGACGGCTGGGCGAGCGGCACGGCATGAAAAAGGGCGTGTCATTCTGTATGCGGATCGGCTCAACCAATCACTGCAGACCACACTCGAAATCACACGGGACCGGCGGGAACGACAGATCGCATTCAATCGCGAGCATGACATCACTCCGCGTAGCGTGAAGCGCGGTGACCAAAGCTCGCTTCACCAGGCAGATGAGGATGAAGGTGTCGATGAAATGGCAGTGGCCGAGTTGGGTGGTGAGAGCGAAGTTCAGCGCATCATTGCCGAACTCGAGAACGAAATGATTGAGGCCTCCAACGCTCTCGAGTTCGAACGC is a window from the Puniceicoccaceae bacterium genome containing:
- the uvrB gene encoding excinuclease ABC subunit UvrB, with the translated sequence MKRFYQQETIPFRLASDYQPQGDQPQAISRLVESIRAGNRYQTLLGVTGSGKTFTMANVIQELQRPTLIISHNKTLAAQLYSEFKSFFPQNAVEYFVSYYDYYQPEAYVPQTDTYIEKDSSINDEIERLRISASSSLIARRDVIVVASVSCIYGLGSPEDFEEMMIPLQVGETIRRDDFLVKLVEILYDRNDIDFKRGTFRVRGEVVDVFPAYMETAIRIEFWGDEIETIRDLDPLTGQLGKSHSYFHLYPANQFITPKYKIDQAISRIREEMEEQVALFEKEKLFIEAQRIRMRTEYDIEMLQEIGFCNGIENYSRHLSGRQAGQRPWCLIDFFPEDFLLFVDESHVTMPQFGAMYVGDRSRKEKLVRYGFRLPSALDNRPLMPEEFQEVTGQTLFISATPSAKDIELSSVVAEQIIRPTGLLDPIMELRPTDGQVEDLIGEIHRATEAGERVLVTTLTKRMSEDLTTFLREAKIRVEYLHSDIDAIERVEILRHLRAGKFDVLIGVNLLREGLDLPEVALVAILDADKEGFLRNTTSLIQTAGRAARHEKGRVILYADRLNQSLQTTLEITRDRRERQIAFNREHDITPRSVKRGDQSSLHQADEDEGVDEMAVAELGGESEVQRIIAELENEMIEASNALEFERAAILRDQIEALKSGDRSKFAGQKPSRKARKYGKGKRRS